The following are from one region of the Entelurus aequoreus isolate RoL-2023_Sb linkage group LG17, RoL_Eaeq_v1.1, whole genome shotgun sequence genome:
- the LOC133632029 gene encoding E3 SUMO-protein ligase ZBED1-like — translation MRRIPPPILPIIPPDTERSSNMEQDEQVGPLEGFKFKKNKDGTINKQTVICTHCNREFQFHRTCSSLKYHLNAKHAFVGASSATPGLRQTTLSERRPVSKSNSDKLTNTIAKWVAKDCRPICIVEDKGFADVLKVASLDTSYKPPCRGTIMKSIHALYETEKGKKEAALAQAEYVALTGDHWTSVSNTNYLGVTAHLITKAWELQSFALTIMKTEERHFAEACAEQFQTVACKWEIERKVTTIGTDSARNMIAAARILPYEHMPCIAHVIQRSITVSLADSGFVPALAKCRKIVGHFKHSPANLTELNAEQVKLGQQQEPLIQDVPTRWNSTLEMVKRIIPNQAAIKATLDQQQHNLVMLTPAEWDKLQRLETLLEPCRYVTQILGGEAYVSCSVVLPALCHLHRVMETSDEDPAYMIRFKTKFKDDLGSRQEHTNNAWLKIATALDPRFKDLKSVPKADREEVWTKLGGLLRESPGRPSHTTEDGPPKKKRNLLLQLGSDSESDEEVQPDRALHRYRAEPTIEMTDCPLQWWSSHAGAHDKLAPLARKYLATPASSVPCERLFSLAGHIVQKKRSALLSENVDKLVCLSNWLKDE, via the exons atgcgcagaatccctccacccatacttcccataattcctcccgacactgaacggagcagcaacatggagcaagacgaacaggttggccctctggagggatttaagtttaagaagaacaaagatggaacaataaataaacagacagtcatttgtacgcactgcaacagagagtttcagtttcaccgaacctgttcaagccttaaataccatctcaacgctaaacatgcatttgtgggggcttccagtgctacacctggcttgcgtcagacaaccctgagtgaacgcagaccagtaagcaagtccaactcggataaattaactaacacaattgccaaatgggtcgcaaaggactgtagaccgatttgcattgttgaagataagggcttcgctgatgttttgaaagtggcgtccctcgatacatcctacaagccaccatgcagaggcacaataatgaaaagtatccacgcactctatgaaacagaaaaggggaaaaaagaggcggctttagctcaagcggaatatgtcgccctgacaggagaccactggacgtcagtgagtaacacaaattacttgggagtaactgcacatttaataactaaagcatgggaattgcagtcctttgcgctaactataatgaaaacggaagaacgccactttgcagaggcatgtgcagaacagtttcaaactgtggcatgcaagtgggaaattgaaagaaaagttacaaccattgggactgacagtgcacgcaatatgattgctgcggctcgtattctaccatacgagcatatgccctgtatcgcgcacgtcatacagagaagcatcactgtgagtctcgctgacagcggatttgttcctgcattagccaagtgtcgcaagattgtgggacattttaaacacagcccggcaaacttaacggagctgaatgcagagcaggtgaaactcggacagcagcaggagccactgatccaagacgttccaacgcggtggaattccacacttgaaatggtcaaacgcatcatccccaatcaagcagcaataaaagcaaccctggatcaacagcagcataatctcgtcatgctgacgccagcagaatgggataaactccagagactggagacccttctagagccctgccg gtatgtgactcagatcctgggtggggaggcctacgtctcctgctcagtggtactacctgccctctgccacttacaccgtgtaatggaaacttctgatgaggaccctgcatacatgattagatttaagaccaaattcaaagacgacctaggctcccgccaagaacacaccaacaatgcatggctcaagattgcaaccgcactggacccacgttttaaggacttgaaaagtgtgcccaaggcagacagagaggaggtgtggaccaaacttggaggccttctgcgtgaatcacctggaagaccttcacacactactgaagatgggccacccaagaagaaaaggaaccttcttctacagctgggctcagattcagaatcagatgaagaggtacagcctgacagagccttacacaggtacagagcagagcccaccattgaaatgacggactgtcccttgcagtggtggtcatctcatgcaggagcccatgacaagctggctccgttggctcggaaatatctagccactcctgcatcctcagttccctgtgaaagactcttctcacttgccggtcacattgtgcaaaagaagcggtcagctttactctcagaaaatgtggacaaattggtttgcctcagtaactggctaaaggatgaatag